A genomic segment from Micromonospora echinaurantiaca encodes:
- a CDS encoding nucleotidyl transferase AbiEii/AbiGii toxin family protein: protein MSGAHPHEFYREVARVALSAAGRYRFVLGGGVAWAAHGLVTRPTEDVDLFADVEGAAAAAAAAVRDALRQAGFQVDDADPDSDLAELFDGFDRDLRDFVVSRGDRQLRLSLARLDRHRSPVVMDLGPVMDLRDLVASKTAALVNRREVRDYIDVAAARAHYPVTELLALAHQFDPALDPEDVRAAGRYLDRLPDRRFARYGLDPAEVARVRDRLADWPR from the coding sequence GTGAGCGGCGCCCACCCCCACGAGTTCTACCGCGAGGTGGCCCGGGTGGCCCTGTCGGCCGCCGGGCGGTACCGGTTCGTGCTCGGCGGCGGGGTGGCCTGGGCCGCGCACGGGCTGGTCACCCGCCCCACCGAGGACGTCGACCTCTTCGCCGACGTGGAGGGCGCGGCCGCGGCCGCCGCGGCCGCGGTGCGCGACGCGCTGCGCCAGGCCGGTTTCCAGGTCGACGACGCCGACCCGGACAGCGACCTGGCCGAGCTGTTCGACGGCTTCGACCGGGACCTGCGGGACTTCGTGGTGAGCCGGGGCGACCGGCAGCTCCGGCTCAGCCTGGCCCGGCTCGACCGGCACCGCAGCCCGGTGGTGATGGACCTGGGCCCGGTGATGGACCTGCGCGACCTGGTGGCCAGCAAGACCGCGGCCCTGGTCAACCGCCGGGAGGTACGCGACTACATCGACGTCGCCGCGGCCCGGGCGCACTACCCGGTGACCGAGCTGCTGGCCCTGGCCCACCAGTTCGACCCGGCGCTGGACCCAGAGGACGTCCGCGCGGCCGGCCGGTACCTCGACCGGCTGCCGGACCGCAGGTTCGCCCGCTACGGCCTCGACCCGGCCGAGGTGGCCCGGGTCCGTGACCGACTCGCCGACTGGCCGCGCTGA
- a CDS encoding SDR family oxidoreductase, whose translation MSEDQYTQQDPTTQYGQQSGQPGQQQAPPGSTARMTPEPDHGEESYRGTGKLAGKRALITGGDSGIGRAVAIAFAREGADVLISYLSEDADARETIRWVEEAGRTGVAVRGDITDERHCQELVDRAVRDLGGLDILVNNAAYQMAQEKGIAGISSEQFDRVLKTNLYAMFWLCKAALPHLSEGSAIINTSSIQAFDPSPQLLDYATTKAGIVNFTKALAQELAERGVRANAVAPGPIWTPLIPATMPEQKVEQFGQDTPEGRPGQPAELAPAYVFFASQESSYVTGEVLGVTGGRPTK comes from the coding sequence GTGAGTGAGGACCAGTACACCCAGCAGGACCCGACCACCCAGTACGGCCAGCAGTCCGGCCAGCCGGGGCAGCAGCAGGCGCCACCGGGCTCGACGGCACGGATGACGCCGGAGCCGGACCACGGCGAGGAGTCGTACCGGGGCACCGGCAAGCTCGCCGGCAAGCGGGCACTGATCACCGGCGGTGACTCCGGGATCGGCCGGGCGGTGGCGATCGCGTTCGCCCGGGAGGGCGCCGACGTGCTCATCTCCTACCTGTCCGAGGACGCCGACGCCCGGGAGACCATCCGGTGGGTGGAGGAGGCCGGCCGCACGGGCGTCGCGGTGCGCGGCGACATCACTGACGAGCGGCACTGCCAGGAACTCGTCGACCGGGCAGTACGCGACCTGGGTGGCCTGGACATCCTGGTGAACAACGCGGCCTACCAGATGGCCCAGGAGAAGGGGATCGCCGGGATCAGCAGCGAGCAGTTCGACCGGGTGCTCAAGACCAACCTGTACGCGATGTTCTGGCTCTGCAAGGCGGCGCTGCCGCACCTCTCCGAGGGGTCGGCGATCATCAACACGTCGTCGATCCAGGCGTTCGACCCGTCGCCGCAACTGCTGGACTACGCCACCACCAAGGCCGGCATCGTGAACTTCACCAAGGCGCTCGCCCAGGAGTTGGCCGAGCGGGGGGTCCGGGCCAACGCGGTGGCTCCCGGTCCGATCTGGACCCCGCTCATCCCGGCCACCATGCCGGAGCAGAAGGTCGAGCAGTTCGGCCAGGACACCCCCGAGGGGCGTCCGGGTCAGCCGGCCGAGCTGGCGCCGGCGTACGTCTTCTTCGCCAGCCAGGAATCCAGCTACGTCACCGGCGAGGTGCTCGGCGTGACCGGCGGCCGGCCGACGAAGTGA
- a CDS encoding bifunctional metallophosphatase/5'-nucleotidase yields MTSPSGPSRRTVLAAAAAAASAPLIAAGPAQAAGAARPRSWDLTLLGTSDTHGNVYNWDYYSDAEYDDSRHNDIGVAKLATLINQIRAERRGKATLVLDAGDTIQGTPLATFYAKQEPITSTGEKHPMARAMNIIDYDAVTLGNHEFNYGLPLLDLWIRQLGFPALAANAINVATGKPAFLPYVIKKVSLGFAAPTLRVGILGLTNPGVAIWDKGNVEGRLRFDDMIATAAKWVPVMRAHGADIVLISAHGGDSGTSSYGPELPIENPTALIAEQVPGIDAILFGHAHAEVAERFVTNAQTGEQVLLSEPSKWGQRLTRMDFELTRERGRWKITKKAAALLNTNTVVEDPKVLAAVRAQHQKTVAYVNQVVARSTVELSAAESRYRDTPILDFINHTQTEVVTAALAGTSYASLPVLSIAAPFSRTAVFPAGDVKIRDVAGLYVYDNTLEAVVLSGAEVRAYLEYSAKYFRTLAPGAPVGPETISDPAVPDYNYDVISGLDYDIDIPRPVGQRITRLVLPGTDTPVADNAQFVVAVNNYRRSGGGNFPGIVKTQVYNAQQEIRQLLIDWAQARGTIDPADFFQPNWRLVREGVPVF; encoded by the coding sequence ATGACCTCTCCCTCCGGCCCGTCACGCCGCACGGTGCTCGCCGCCGCGGCCGCGGCGGCCTCCGCCCCGCTGATCGCCGCCGGCCCCGCCCAGGCGGCCGGAGCGGCCCGGCCGCGGAGCTGGGACCTCACCCTGCTCGGCACGTCGGACACCCACGGGAACGTCTACAACTGGGACTACTACTCCGACGCGGAGTACGACGACAGCCGGCACAACGACATCGGCGTCGCGAAGCTGGCGACCCTGATCAACCAGATCCGGGCCGAGCGGCGCGGCAAGGCCACGCTCGTGCTGGACGCCGGCGACACCATCCAGGGCACTCCCCTGGCCACCTTCTACGCCAAGCAGGAGCCGATCACCAGCACCGGTGAGAAGCACCCGATGGCGCGGGCGATGAACATCATCGACTACGACGCCGTCACGCTCGGCAACCACGAGTTCAACTACGGCCTGCCGCTGCTCGACCTGTGGATCCGCCAGCTCGGCTTCCCGGCGCTGGCCGCCAACGCCATCAACGTCGCCACCGGCAAGCCGGCCTTCCTGCCGTACGTCATCAAGAAGGTCTCCCTCGGCTTCGCCGCACCGACCCTGCGGGTCGGCATCCTCGGCCTGACCAACCCCGGCGTGGCCATCTGGGACAAGGGCAACGTCGAGGGGCGGCTGCGCTTCGACGACATGATCGCCACCGCCGCGAAGTGGGTGCCGGTCATGCGGGCCCACGGCGCCGACATCGTCCTGATCTCCGCGCACGGCGGCGACAGCGGCACCTCCAGCTACGGTCCGGAGCTGCCGATCGAGAACCCGACCGCGCTGATCGCCGAGCAGGTGCCCGGCATCGACGCGATCCTCTTCGGCCACGCCCACGCCGAGGTCGCCGAGCGGTTCGTGACCAACGCGCAGACCGGCGAGCAGGTGCTGCTCTCCGAGCCGTCGAAGTGGGGCCAGCGGCTCACCCGGATGGACTTCGAGCTGACCCGCGAGCGCGGCCGGTGGAAGATCACCAAGAAGGCCGCGGCGCTGCTCAACACCAACACCGTGGTCGAGGACCCGAAGGTCCTCGCCGCCGTGCGGGCCCAGCACCAGAAGACCGTGGCGTACGTCAACCAGGTGGTGGCCCGCTCCACCGTGGAGCTGTCGGCCGCGGAGTCCCGGTACAGGGACACCCCGATCCTGGACTTCATCAACCACACGCAGACCGAGGTGGTCACCGCGGCCCTGGCCGGCACCTCGTACGCGAGCCTGCCGGTGCTGTCGATCGCGGCGCCGTTCAGCCGCACCGCGGTCTTCCCGGCCGGGGACGTCAAGATCCGCGACGTCGCCGGGCTCTACGTCTACGACAACACCCTCGAGGCGGTGGTGCTCAGCGGCGCCGAGGTGCGGGCCTACCTGGAGTACTCGGCGAAGTACTTCCGCACGCTCGCCCCGGGTGCGCCGGTGGGCCCGGAGACGATCAGCGACCCGGCGGTGCCGGACTACAACTACGACGTCATCTCCGGCCTGGACTACGACATCGACATCCCCCGGCCGGTCGGTCAGCGGATCACCCGGCTGGTGCTGCCCGGCACCGACACGCCGGTGGCCGACAACGCGCAGTTCGTGGTGGCGGTGAACAACTACCGGCGCAGCGGTGGCGGCAACTTCCCCGGCATCGTCAAGACCCAGGTCTACAACGCGCAGCAGGAGATCCGCCAGCTGCTCATCGACTGGGCGCAGGCCCGGGGCACGATCGACCCGGCGGACTTCTTCCAGCCGAACTGGCGGCTGGTCCGCGAGGGCGTCCCGGTCTTCTGA
- a CDS encoding geranylgeranyl reductase family protein, producing the protein MIVWDLAVVGGGPAGLSAAYVAARAGVRTVVVERAVHPRYKTCGGGLIGTSLAAVTGRIEVPAHDRVDRVTFTRDGRRGFTRRHGGPLVTMVRREEFDDRLRAAAVDAGAEIRQRVAVRAVEQDPDGVRLRLADGDTVHARTVIGADGSSGVTARHVGVDYRQVDLGLEVELPVPPEEQARWRGRVLLDWGPLAGSYAWVFPKGDRLTVGVIAGRGEGERTREYLRRFVGRLGLTDVPPEHDSGHLTRCRTENSPLRRGRVLVVGDAAGLLEPWSREGISYALRSGEMAGAAVAAGDPAGYERAVAARLVPSMRAGHRLLDVFSRRPDVFHALLATPPGWRMFVRFCQGRASFDETLSRPPVRAALALLDRLPAPRRAAAELPG; encoded by the coding sequence GTGATCGTCTGGGATCTGGCTGTGGTGGGCGGTGGGCCGGCCGGGCTCTCCGCCGCGTACGTCGCCGCCCGTGCCGGCGTCCGCACCGTCGTCGTGGAACGGGCCGTGCACCCGCGGTACAAGACCTGCGGGGGCGGGCTGATCGGCACCTCACTCGCGGCCGTGACGGGCCGGATCGAGGTGCCCGCCCACGACCGGGTCGACCGGGTCACCTTCACCCGGGACGGGCGGCGCGGGTTCACCCGACGCCACGGCGGGCCCTTGGTGACCATGGTCCGCCGGGAGGAGTTCGACGACCGGTTGCGCGCCGCCGCGGTCGACGCCGGCGCCGAGATCCGCCAGCGGGTCGCGGTCCGCGCCGTGGAGCAGGACCCCGACGGCGTACGCCTGCGGCTGGCCGACGGCGACACCGTGCACGCCCGTACGGTGATCGGCGCCGACGGCTCGTCCGGGGTGACGGCCCGGCACGTCGGGGTCGACTACCGGCAGGTCGACCTGGGGCTGGAGGTGGAGCTGCCGGTGCCGCCGGAGGAGCAGGCCCGCTGGCGGGGCCGGGTGCTGCTGGACTGGGGTCCGCTCGCCGGGTCGTACGCCTGGGTGTTCCCGAAGGGCGACCGGCTCACCGTCGGGGTGATCGCCGGGCGCGGCGAGGGGGAGCGGACCCGGGAGTACCTGCGCCGGTTCGTGGGCCGGTTGGGGTTGACGGACGTGCCGCCGGAGCACGACTCCGGGCACCTGACCCGCTGCCGGACCGAGAACTCGCCGTTGCGGCGGGGCCGGGTGCTGGTCGTCGGCGACGCCGCCGGGCTGCTGGAGCCGTGGAGCCGGGAGGGGATCAGCTACGCGCTGCGCTCCGGCGAGATGGCCGGCGCGGCGGTCGCGGCCGGCGACCCGGCCGGCTACGAGCGCGCGGTCGCCGCGCGGCTGGTGCCGTCGATGCGGGCGGGGCACCGGCTGCTGGACGTCTTCTCCCGCCGGCCGGACGTCTTCCACGCGCTGCTGGCCACCCCGCCGGGCTGGCGGATGTTCGTGCGGTTCTGCCAGGGGCGGGCGAGCTTCGACGAGACGCTGTCCCGGCCACCGGTCCGGGCGGCCCTGGCGTTGCTGGACCGGCTGCCCGCGCCCCGGCGAGCGGCGGCCGAGCTGCCCGGATAG